One Glandiceps talaboti chromosome 2, keGlaTala1.1, whole genome shotgun sequence genomic region harbors:
- the LOC144453583 gene encoding putative 2'-deoxynucleoside 5'-phosphate N-hydrolase 1, translated as MSGKPNIIFCGSIRGGRQDSALYAKIIEELKAYGNVLSDHVGSNQPEQADADDKSIREKDLKLMDAADVVVTEVTQPSLGVGYDIGRAEMKNKKLLCLFRPSSGRQLSGIVRGAHNGTTFVVKDYEEDDMPDVLKEYFSNQ; from the exons ATGAGTGGTAAaccaaatatcatattttgtggTAGTATTCGTGGTGGGCGTCAGGATTCTGCACTTTATGCCAAAATTATAGAGGAATTGAAAGCCTACGGTAATGTTCTTTCGGATCACGTGGGCAGTAATCAACCAGAGCAAG CTGATGCAGATGACAAGTCTATCCGTGAAAAGGATCTAAAGTTGATGGATGCTGCCGATG TGGTCGTGACTGAAGTCACTCAGCCATCACTTGGAGTTGGCTATGACATCGGTCGAGCAGAGATGAAGAACAAGAAGTTATTATGTCTCTTTAGACCATCTTCTGGACGAC AATTATCAGGAATAGTTAGAGGTGCTCATAACGGAACGACGTTTGTCGTGAAAGATTACGAAGAGGATGACATGCCAGATGTGCTGAAAGAATATTTTTCTAATCAATAA
- the LOC144444487 gene encoding MAD2L1-binding protein-like — protein sequence MEAPQRNHAKTALSIEACEVTLNGRVPPHLQSRLVVETIKHLLYQREQIPMPYEHLKRRYVTKEQKDHSRLSLSSECKKCLQCLETIDEHFQHLDDVFQITQVTRVMILFGSTAVTPKEMYLVNLHNLHRNYGSAGVTSKSGIRCLMRALITNVVLSEADSLCQTNVLVLVEAHRDSGLNWFKPKLSFKTPSRGKQFEIKFASTHSDEEVEDENAQFYDDDDLVWFQAPKPIKGFKLKAEAAPVNLFP from the exons ATGGAGGCGCCACAAAGAAACCACGCAAAAACCGCTCTGTCGATTGAAGCGTGTGAAGTAACGCTTAATGGTCGTGTACCACCACATTTACAGTCTAGATTAGTAGTAGAGACGATCAAGCATCTTCTATACCAACGAGAACAAATACCGATGCCATACGAACATCTGAAGAGGCGATATGTGACTAAG GAACAAAAGGACCATAGTAGATTGTCATTGTCATCTGAATgcaagaaatgtttacagtgCCTGGAAACAATAGATGAACATTTCCAACACCTTGACGATGTCTTTCAAATCACACAAGTTACCAGAGTCATGATATTATTCGGATCAACTGCTGTCACTCCAAAAGAAATGTATTTGGTCAATCTGCACAATCTCCATCGGAACTACGGTTCAGCCGGAGTCACTTCCAAAAGTGGAATACGTTGTTTAATGAGGGCcttaattacaaatgtagtgCTATCTGAAGCTGACTCTCTTTGTCAGACCAATGTCCTTGTGCTTGTTGAGGCACACAGGGACAGTGGCCTGAATTGGTTTAAACCAAAGTTATCTTTCAAGACACCCAGCAGGGGGAAAcagtttgaaataaagtttgcTTCTACACACTCTGATGAGGAAGTTGAAGATGAGAATGCACAGttctatgatgatgatgacctGGTGTGGTTTCAAGCTCCTAAACCGATCAAAGGATTCAAACTAAAAGCTGAAGCTGCTCCTGTCAATTTGTTTCCTTAG
- the LOC144452440 gene encoding tetratricopeptide repeat protein 27-like, producing MEEEGSHGVLRLLESSLLRCEHVRDDRVATCGLPGIQDTVSLVTDLLEGHYDSVYRQTSVQEMLGQTIDGNPDVSLHEFLKQQIENFIKNSSPEESELRQICVMCVGITSLQLFVQANWTGPPVTQDPVQYLPEYYRNKGKELEEYIKDMLSNEEESMYPLVHHPLYLLLGQIVLVESRHLLPSCKTVIYWAMRCLYIKQELLDERSPQIHDLVMELIDQVKSSEILTQDDNLQSVRIQFYLECSYIHGYYYKYDKAKQDLSNARNSAQLTANLTGALGKKTRFQQSNIPQLLLKVQREEGTAMLEDSVHFDTDLLPKDLLLDNDTLLDKVQFEDPQNSEVVELSGVEQAVILAMCLEHKRTQPKQELLTEELQSFIQVVLAHPKVWSIQTVALLIRSRLEDQRPKTIERSMTQMQVLVDQFNAEDPASMKRLYLFYTSNLQPKWIVERDFAELLIKIGAVKTALEVYLRLHLWEDAIVCYQKLGRYEKAENLTREQLKIKETGKLWCILGDVTEDHTYYEKAWEVSNHRSARAQRSLGVYYFRKEDYDKAIEHLQKSLEINSLQYNVWFRLGFAATEAQKYDIAIKAYHRCTSLDSDNFEAWNNLSNAYIKTKQKMKAYRTLQESLKCNYEHWKVWENFLVTSTDVGHFEDVIRAYHRLLDLKQHFHDEEVLEILVKAIVLGIDDANGLPASRLKSKALELLGRQTSQVTNNAKVWQAYANLLGNCQSEDETQNDKALQCMQKAHRVKIQSPEWFKDTEDSKDVLQESIKLAEAYSLCSSRKTNSGEAIQLLSSGKLMLKQVITKVKQTQENTISGEMPPELLVIYQSAEEQLQKIIEQIQQKK from the exons GACTTCCAGGTATTCAGGATACCGTTTCCTTGGTAACAGATTTACTTGAAGGCCATTATGATTCAGTATACAGACAGACCAGTGTACAAGAGATGCTAGGACAGACAATAGATGGGAACCCAGATGTTTCCCTTCATGAATTTCTTAAGCAACAAATTGAAAACTTTATCAAAAATTCAAGTCCTGAGGAATCAGAATTAAG ACAGATCTGTGTTATGTGTGTTGGCATCACATCCCTACAACTATTTGTGCAGGCCAATTGGACAGGACCACCTGTTACACAAGACCCTGTACAGTATCTACCAGAATATTACAGAAACAAG GGCAAAGAACTTGAAGAGTATATCAAAGACATGTTAAGTAATGAAGAAGAATCTATGTATCCATTGGTGCATCATCCTTTGTATCTTCTCTTAGGACAAATAGTTTTGGTAGAGAGTCGCCATCTCCTACCCAGCTGTAAG ACTGTCATTTACTGGGCAATGAGATGTCTGTACATCAAACAGGAACTATTGGATGAAAGGTCTCCTCAAATCCATGATTTAGTAATGGAATTGATTGATCAAG TGAAGTCCAGTGAAATTCTGACTCAAGATGACAACTTACAAAGTGTCAGAATTCAGTTCTATCTGGAATGTAGTTATATTCATGGCTACTACTACAAGTATGACAAGGCCAAACAAGATCTGTCAAATGCTAGAAATTCAGCCCAGTTAACAGCAAATCTTACAG GTGCTCTTggtaaaaagacacgatttcaaCAAAGTAATATACCCCAACTATTATTAAAAGTACAGCGAGAAGAGGGAACAGCTATGTTAGAAGATTCTGTACATTTTGACACAGATTTACTGCCAAAG GACCTACTTCTGGACAATGATACCTTGTTAGATAAAGTACAATTTGAAGACCCTCAGAATAGTGAAGTTGTTGAATTAAGTGGTGTTGAACAGGCAGTGATTTTAGCCATGTG TTTAGAACACAAGAGAACTCAGCCAAAACAAGAACTGCTGACAGAGGAGTTGCAGAGTTTTATTCAA GTAGTTTTAGCTCATCCCAAAGTGTGGTCCATACAGACTGTAGCGTTGCTAATTAGAAGTCGTCTCGAAGACCAAAGACCCAAGACAATCGAGAGGTCAATGACACAAAtgcag GTTTTAGTTGATCAGTTTAATGCAGAAGATCCTGCATCTATGAAAAGgctatatttattttatacttcAAATCTACAACCGAAATGGATTGTTGAG AGAGACTTTGCAGAGTTGCTGATAAAGATTGGAGCTGTAAAGACTGCATTGGAAGTATATCTAAGGTTACACCTATGGGAGGATGCCATAGTATGTTATCAGAAATTAGGAAGATATGAAAAG GCAGAGAACCTAACACGAGAACAACTGAAAATTAAAGAAACGGGTAAACTTTGGTGTATCCTTGGAGACGTAACAGAG GACCACACATATTATGAGAAAGCGTGGGAAGTTTCAAACCATCGTAGTGCCAGGGCACAGCGTTCACTGGGTGTTTATTATTTCCGCAAAGAAGATTATGATAAAGCCATTGAACATCTCCAAAAGTCACTGGAAATCAACTCATTACAG TACAATGTATGGTTTAGATTGGGATTTGCAGCCACAGAGGCCCAGAAATATGACATCGCCATAAAAGCTTACCACAGGTGTACGTCACTAGACAGTGAT AACTTTGAAGCCTGGAACAATTTATCCAATGCATACATCAAGACAAAGCAGAA GATGAAAGCTTACAGAACTCTACAAGAATCATTGAAATGTAACTATGAACACTGGAAAGTATGGGAGAACTTCCTTGTT ACAAGTACGGATGTCGGCCATTTTGAAGATGTTATACGTGCTTACCACAGACTGCTTGACCTGAAACAACATTTCCATGACGAAGAAGTTTTAGAAATATTGGTCAAAGCCATTGTGCTTGGTATTGATGATGCCAATGGTCTGCCAG CATCAAGACTGAAAAGTAAAGCACTTGAGTTGTTAGGACGACAGACCTCACAAGTAACCAACAATGCAAAGGTGTGGCAGGCATATGCTAATTTGCTGGGAAACTGCCAATCAGAGGATGAGACACAAAATGATAAG gCTCTACAATGCATGCAGAAAGCACATAGAGTTAAAATCCAATCACCAGAGTGGTTTAAAGATACAGAGGATAGCAAAGATGTACTACAAGAGTCTATCAAACTTGCTGAAG CCTACAGTCTTTGCAGTTCAAGAAAAACAAACTCTGGTGAAGCCATACAACTTCTATCATCGGGAAAACTGATGTTGAAACAAGTCATCACCAAGGTCAAG CAAACCCAAGAGAACACTATAAGTGGTGAAATGCCGCCTGAATTACTCGTCATCTATCAATCAGCAGAAGAACAACTCCAAAAGATTATAGAGCAAATACAACAAAAGAAATAA